One Littorina saxatilis isolate snail1 linkage group LG1, US_GU_Lsax_2.0, whole genome shotgun sequence genomic window carries:
- the LOC138959793 gene encoding uncharacterized protein, whose amino-acid sequence MAENFRAPVQCSEDTGDNPGLGSIQTGREVQVPSVLSAGGDLEPDAERVDQSAGQQRHRPPQVSPATGVLMQSGDRIEITGEKSKIVATGIAGAMKPGTIFQLGSENHMTIHQDHRSGSDREGRKANIINRCALTVSQEPPMARHFDVISVGLAGDWRRLGRAFGITDAQLDQIRMDFQYDGQHEINYRVLVKWKQQNPRPTLHFLAQTLLDIGRGDLADELSKG is encoded by the exons ATGGCCGAG AATTTCCGAGCACCCGTACAGTGCTCTGAGGATACTGGAGACAACCCAGGGCTGGGATCAATCCAAACTGGGCGAGAAGTGCAGGTACCATCAGTACTGAGTGCAGGTGGTGACCTGGAGCCAGACGCAGAGAGGGTGGATCAGTCTGCAGGCCAACAGCGCCACAGACCTCCGCAAGTATCGCCTGCTACAGGTGTTCTAATGCAGTCTGGTGATAGAATTGAAATTACAG GTGAGAAGAGCAAGATTGTTGCCACAGGAATAGCCGGTGCCATGAAACCAGGCACCATATTCCAGCTTGGCTCTGAGAACCACATGACTATCCACCAAGATCACCGTTCAGGTTCTGACCGAGAGGGTCGTAAGGCCAACATAATAAATAGATGTGCCCTTACAG TAAGTCAAGAACCTCCAATGGCACGACACTTTGACGTGATCAGCGTGGGGCTGGCGGGAGACTGGAGGCGACTGGGCCGGGCATTTGGCATCACGGACGCACAGCTGGACCAGATTCGTATGGATTTCCAGTATGACGGGCAGCATGAAATCAACTACCGTGTCTTGGTCAAGTGGAAACAACAAAATCCTCGCCCCACCCTTCACTTCCTGGCTCAAACTCTCCTGGACATTGGTCGGGGTGACCTGGCTGATGAATTGTCTAAAGGTTAA